The genomic segment CTTTCGGCTGGGTTTCCCGCAGCTCAGTGATGGCCTGCATCACTGTTTCCACATTGATGACGCCCTGAAAGTACTGCCGTGGACCCACAACCAGCGCGGCACCGGTGCTGGCCACCAACATGGTGTCCAGGGCGTCATTAAGCGTGGAGTGGGTGGATACCACCGGCAGATCGGGGTCGACGTGGCTGGGAATGGACCGTATGGTGTTCAGCTGTTCGCGGGGAATCCACGACAGCGGCCGATGCTTGTCATCCAGGATCACTACGTGTCCATGCCCCGCCTGGTCGGCGAGGTGCGCAAGTTCCTTCGGGTCCTGGCCCGGGTGCCCGGTGACGGCGGGAAGCAATTCGACGTCCCGAATATGCGTCAGGTTCAACTGCTTCAGGCCAGCGCCGGAGCCGATGAACTCCTCCACGAACTCGTCAGCGGGTTCCGCCAGGATACGCTCAGGGGTGTCGTACTGCACAATGCGTGCACCATCGTCGAAAATGGCGATCCAGTCCCCTAGCTTCACCGCCTCATCGAAATCGTGGGTGACGCACACGATGGTTTTGTGCAGCTCGGACTGGATGCTGATCAGCTCGTCCTGGAGTTTCTGGCGAGTGATCGGGTCAACCGCACCGAAAGGCTCGTCCATGAGCAGCACCGGCGGATCCGCAGCCAAGGCGCGCGCCACCCCCACGCGCTGCTGCTGTCCGCCCGACAGTTCCTTCGGGTAACGGTCTCGGTACAGATCTGGGTCCAGGGAAATAAGTTCCAGCAGCTCATCGACACGTTCGGCGATACGCTGCTTGTCCCAGCCCAGCATCTTGGGCACCATGGCGATATTCGCGCCGACGGTCAGGTGCGGCAGCAAACCACCCGCCTGGATCACATACCCGATGCCACGGCGAAGTTTATCCCCATTCATGTGGGTCACGTCCTCGCCGTTGATCACAATTTTGCCCTCGGTGGGTTC from the Corynebacterium durum genome contains:
- a CDS encoding ABC transporter ATP-binding protein produces the protein MSNPTVSQTTDNAVTEITGAEEGGAAILIDNVTKRYGGKKGAAKKAAVNQLTLEIPAGAVVMFVGRSGCGKTTTLKMINRLIEPTEGKIVINGEDVTHMNGDKLRRGIGYVIQAGGLLPHLTVGANIAMVPKMLGWDKQRIAERVDELLELISLDPDLYRDRYPKELSGGQQQRVGVARALAADPPVLLMDEPFGAVDPITRQKLQDELISIQSELHKTIVCVTHDFDEAVKLGDWIAIFDDGARIVQYDTPERILAEPADEFVEEFIGSGAGLKQLNLTHIRDVELLPAVTGHPGQDPKELAHLADQAGHGHVVILDDKHRPLSWIPREQLNTIRSIPSHVDPDLPVVSTHSTLNDALDTMLVASTGAALVVGPRQYFQGVINVETVMQAITELRETQPKEDAPVGVNADAVEEAGESDDHDNNL